A region of the Sodalis ligni genome:
AGCCGGTTCTGACTCCGGTACCGGGCATGGATAACGCTTGAGCCACGGGTGTCTGCCGATGAATGGCGGCAAAGATGTGCATCGATGCCGGGCAATGGGCTCGTTGCGTGCGGATGGCCGGTTCATACATCTGCGGTACCGTTAGCGCCCGGCTAGTCTGGGCAGCTCGCGGCGAAATCCCAGGCCGATGATGCGGCCGGCGATATGCGGCAGCCAGGACCGACGGCGCAGCCACCGCTCCATAATCGAGGGCGTTCGGGGCGGCTGCCGCGGTTTATCGGCGCCGGCGGTCATCATCAGCTGCAGCCTCTGCGTAAGCCGGGTGGGCAGAGACCGGCGCCGCTGCACCCGCTTGAGCTGCCGCAGGCTGACATTTCCTTTCAGGAGCGGCGCGGTGAGAATATTTGCCGCCGCCACCGCGTCCTGTATGGCCAGGTTGACGCCGACTCCGCCGATGGGCGACATGGCGTGGGCGGCGTCGCCGATGCATAATACCCCCGGCGCCGCCCAGCGCTCCAGCCGGTCGATACGGATTTCCAGCAGTTTTAATTGGGACCAATGCCCTGTCGCCTGCGACAGGCGATGAAGATCAAAAGGGGAAACCGCCGCGACCCGTTGCAGAAAAGGTTCCAGTCCTTCCTGTCGCAGGCTCTCGAAGCTGCCTTTGGCGATGCTGTAACCGCACTGCCAGTACTCCCCCCGGTCGAGCATGATAAAATTCTTTTTCGGCCCGCCGTGGCCGCTGTCCCACTCTGCATCGCCGGATTCCTTCGGCACCCGAATCCAGACCACGTCACGGGGGGAGCCGAATTCTCGACGCGGCAGGAGGGCGGCCTGCCGGACCATGGACTGCCGGCCATCGGTACCCACCACCAAGCCGGCGCGGATAGGCAGCGTTTCACCACCGGGACCTTGGGCCATGACGCCGCATATAAGCCCGTCCTCCCGCCACAATTCATCGGCGCAGGTGGATCGCAGCAGGGTAAATCCCGGCAGTTTTTCCGCCCGCTGCGCCAGAAAGTTCAGAAAATCCCACTGCGGCATAAACGCCATGAATTTGCAGCGGGTGGGCAGGCGGGAAAAGTCCGCCAGCGTGACGGACTCGCCGAGGAATTCACCCTTCAACTTCACCACCTGCTGATGGGGCAGTTGAAGAAACTCTTCCAGCAGACCGAGGTTATCCAGTATATCCAGGGTTGAAGGATGGATGGTGTCACCGCGGAAATCCCGCAGGAAATCGGCGTGTTTTTCCAACACCATAACGTTGACGCCGGCCCTGGCCAGTAAATAGCCCAGCATTAACCCGGCCGGACCGCCGCCGACGATACAGCAATCTGTGGTGAGCGGCGGGGTAACGTCCGATGGGTTCATCCGCGGTGTCCTTAATAAAATAGACTGGAAATGATAATACTTATCATTTCCAGTCTTGCAAGGTTATTTATTATTCCCCAGACTTTAACGCCTGACTTTCACCACGGTTGCCCATGACCGGATCATGAGTTCGGGTCGGGTTTTTCCCAGCCGACATTGTAAAGCTGCAGGGAACCGTCCGCCAAATCCACGGCGCCGACAAAGCGGGTAAGTTCAGGCCTAATATCCGCCGCCAGCTTGGCTCTCAACACATCCGCCCGTTCGTTTGACAGCTCATCATCTCTGCTTATATTGCACAGAGTGTATTTTTTTTTCTGCGCATCCACTAAATATAGAGTATCGCCGGTTTTGATGATGTTGCAGGCATGTCCGTCAACCCAATGGAATATCCTGCGCCAGAGAGATGGAGGACGTTTGATAGTCAGCACGATGTTAAGATCGCCGGAGACTGTCAAGTGGGACGCCAACTGCTCCACCGAGTCCAACCGCGTGATATTGACGGCGTTTTGCAATGTGGCAAATTCACTGGGGCGGCCGCCGCGCTGGGTAGGGAAGGCTTGATACATTTTTCCTTGCTTTAGGGTGTCCGCGACAGAAGCGGCGCATGACAGGCAATTGGATTGTCCGAAGCCGTGATAACCAAACCAGGAGGCGATGGCGGCCAGCGGCCGTAGCAACAGGGGCGCTTTGCCCTGCTGGTTGACTTTGGCTATCAGCGTCCGGGAGATATACTCGCCCAGTTTGTCAGCATAATCGCAAGCACCATAGCGGGGCGGGGCAAGGGTGTCGGCCAAGGCTATGAGCCCGGAGGGGCCGGCTGAGTTATTGTTATCTTCAGGAAAACGATCTGCCTGGTTTGAAACAATATCAAAATCAATTAATGTGAAATTTTCGTCATCTTCAGGGAAACGCGCTGTATCACCAGGAATATTGGACCTTTGGTCATTAATACCGAAGGGGTCTGCCGGGGAAATTTTTCGGACAAGACAGGCGTTACCGGTTATAGCCGAAAAGCGGGTGTGGGCATCGGCGCCCTTGGTCTTATTAAATGCCTGGTCATCATCAGAAGAGGTGGAATGACTGGCTGTGATGTGAGGGCAGGAATTACTTTGCGGCAAGCCAGCAGTATTCGTTGAATTATGCACCATCAGCAGCTTTTTAACAGGGTTATTTACCGGCCTAAAATTATCGTTATCCCGGTTTGAAGGTTTTTTAAAAGCGTAAAGTGTGGTTATATTATTTCCCATAACTCAATTCCCATTGTGCACAAGAATCAAGTCTTGCAGAGAGTTGTTATATTGGTAAATGATGAAATCGCTTATTATGACAAAATGAGCGAATTTTGCTGATTGCAGCGCGTTGACAGTGGGCGAATGTCCACAACCGGCTGGGCCCGCGGCGGTTGCGGGTTAGACGGCCTATTTGCCTTTTTTTATCATCCAGCCGACATTATAAGGCACCAGGCTGCGTTTCTCCGGGGAAACCGCGCCGATAAATTCTTGCAATACGGTTATCAAGTCCACGGATAAACGGTTGGCGGATGTCATGTTTACCAGCTTATAACGCCGTTTCTGCGCATCCACCAAATGCAGATCACTGCCCGTTCTAATGATATTACAGGCGTGACCGTCCACCGCGCTGAACAGGCGCCGCCAGAAAGATGAGGGCCGTTTGATGGTCAGCACGATATTAAGATTGACGGGGCTATTATTCAAGTAAGAGGCCAAATCTTCAATGGAGTCAATCAATTCTTCATGGGTTTTTAGCGGGTTTTGTAAGGTGCTGAACTTAGAGGGACTGATGTCGCTTAACGTCGAAAAGGCTTGATGCAAAACCCCTTCCTTAAGAGTATCCGCTACCGACGCGGCGCAGGACAGGCAATTGGTTTGACCGACGCCGTGATAACCAAGCCATGCCGCAACGGCGGCCAGCGGTCGCAGCCAAAAGGGGGCTTCACCATGCTGGTTGACCTTGGGTATGAGCGTGTTGAGAATGTAAAACTCCAAGCGCTTGGAATAATTTTTGTCGCGATGGTCCGGCACCGGCAGCCCTTCCGTGTCTATTTTAATCCCCGAGGGCCGGTAATTTTCATCTTTAATAAGCTGATTGGTTTCGGTATATTCTGTTGACTTGCCGGGTAAAACAAAATCGGATTTGATTCCTTTAATGCTGAATTTTTTATCGGCTATGCCTGGCACGGTGCCCCCCTCGCCGTATGAATAGCGTGCGTTCTGTTGCGGGATATAGTTATTGTCAGTTTTGTCGACTCTTTGCAGGTTTTTCGCTACCGGGCCCATTGTTGATTTTGCCTTCCACTGTGCTAATGACCCTTGGGAAGGTTTCCATGGATCACTGGGCCTGGATCTCTTCACTGATGGATTGATAGGCAAATTCACGACATTATAAAAGCTTTTATAAAAGCGAGACGATTTGCTGATAAGGTGATTCATTGTCGTTAAATAATTTTTTCTACATTAATAGATCCTTTATGATCATAAAATTATTCTGGATAATGATTTTCCCATGATTCATCCATTTTTAGCCATTTAAGTTAATTTTGAAAAGATATTCACCTACGTCAAATGTTTTCCTGGTAAAAGAAAATATAAGCGAAATTTGAAAATAACGGCGAATTTACAGGGGATAAAGAGAGTGGATTCCAGCCGGCGGCTGATAACCGCCGCTGATAATGCCGCGCCGGTTATCAGTAAAAATCATGGCCTATTTGCCGTTTTTATCGTCCAGCCGGGGCAGGCCGGAGTCGTCGGCGGCTGAAAGCAGGCCGGTGCTCATGTAGTTGATGAGTTTTTCCCGCGTATCGGCGATATCCAGATTACGCATGGTCAGCTGGCCGATGCGGTCTTCCGGCGAGAATACCGAATCCCCTTTTTCCATGGTCAGGCGTTGCGGCATGTAGGTCAAATTGTCCGATACGGTATTGAGAATGGAATAATCGTTGCCGCGGCGCAGCTCCAGCGTCACTTCACCGGTGATTTCACTGGCAATCCAGCGCTGCGAAGAGTCGCGCAGCATCAGGGCCTGGGGATCGAACCAGCGGCCTTGATATAACAGACGGCCCAGCTGGCGGCCGTTGGCGTGGTACTGCGCAATGGTATCTTCGTTGTGGATGCCGGTGACCAGGCGTTCATAAGCGATATGCAGCAATGCCATGCCCGGGGCTTCATAGATGCCACGGCTTTTGGCTTCGATAATGCGGTTTTCAATCTGATCGCTCATGCCCAGCCCGTGGCGTCCGCCGACCCGGTTCGCTTCCAGCATCAGTTCCACCTGGCTTGCGAAGCTGGCGCCGTTGATGGACACCGGCAGGCCGCGTTCGAAACGCAGCGTTACTTCCTCGGCGGGCACCCGTACCGCGTCATCCCAAAATTTCACGCCCATGATCGGGTTGACGATTTTAACGCTGGAGTTCAGGAACTCGAGCTCCTTCGCTTCGTGGGTAGCGCCCAGGATATTGGAATCGGTGGAGTAGGCTTTTTCCGCCGACATTTTATAATCAAAACCGGCCTGGGCCATGAATTCCGACATTTCCTGCCGTCCGCCCAGTTCATCGATAAAATCGGTGTCGAGCCAGGGTTTGTAGATTTTCAGCTCGGCATTGGTGAGCAGGCCGTAGCGGTAAAAACGCTCGATATCATTACCTTTATAGGTGCTGCCGTCGCCCCAGATGTTGACGCCGTCTTCCTTCATGGCGGCCACCAGCATGGTGCCGGTCACGGCGCGGCCCAGCGGCGTGGTATTGAAATAGGTCACCCCGGCGGTGGAGTTGTGGAAAGCGCCGCACTGCAGGGCGGCGATACCCTCCGCCACCAGCTGCGCGCGGCAATCGATAAGCCTGGCCTTTTCCGCGCCATACGCCAGCGCCTTGCGCGGTATGGCGTCGTAGTCATCTTCATCCGGTTGCCCTAGATTGGCGGTATAGGCATAAGGCACCGCCCCTTTTTTACGCATCCAGAGCAGCGCGGCGCTGGTATCGAGACCGCCGGAGAAGGCAATACCTACGCGTTGGTTGACGGGGAGGTGCCTGAGAATCGTTTCCATTAATGTGAGCCCTATAAGAAATTTTTACAGCAAAATGTTCAATCGTCCGGTATTGCGCAGCCACTGAAGCCACGCGAGCCAAACTTTTTTGCAGAAGGATGTTGCCGTTATCCGGCCGCCAGCTTCATCTTAAGGAAACTGGCGCGAGAACGCTACCCTGCCGAGTAAAGCATTTCCTGTAGGTGTGCGGCGTTGAGACCGGTAATGGAGGGGAGAACGGGGCGCCGCCGATATCCGGCTGTTCGGAACACGACAAAAAGGCCGCCCGAGGGCCGGCCTGTGTCCGAAAAAAATGTGAGCGGCCAACGGCTGTGGCGGTAATTACCCTGGGCTGCATTTGGGGAATTAATGAAACAGCCGCATCCTTTTCTTATTTCTCAGATCGGTGTATCTATTAGGCAATCTTGTTTTATTTTTATTTCTGTTATGCATTAATAATGAAAACACCATTAATGCAACCAGCAAAACTAATCCAATAACCGGTAAAATGATTTGCATTTTATCACCTAATTAAATAAAGAGCGGTTGTTACTATGCTGTATGTCGTTTTTGGGTGGTATCTTCAGTCCTATCCTGCCGGACCGGCATTGCCAAAATCCCGGTGGGGGATACAAGTACTTCAATGATGCGAAGCATACGCATTTCACTTAAGTCACGCATACCCTGTTCAAGGTATTCGTATTCTCATTTTTGCGGCTGCAGGCCCTTGTGCTGAAAAAGGCAGGGATAATATTACCTCGGTGCCCCGCGGACCGCCCTGGATCAACAGCCGGACTCCGAGCTTGTCGGCTCGCGTCTGCATGCCGTTAAGACCACGGGATCCCGGCCGCCGCTCGCCCGGTATGACGCCGTGGCCGTTGTCCGCCACGCGGATGACGACGGCGCCTTCGCGGGGCTGCACGGAAATGGTAATCAGGGTCGGCTGGGCATGCTGTAAGGCGTTATTTACCGCTTCTTGTACGATGCGCAGTACGGACAATGCGGATTCCGGCGTCAGGTAGGCGAGGGGCGGTATGGGTGAGACATCCCACGCCAGGCGAATGCCCAGCGCCTGCAGGCGCGGTTCCAGACGAAAGCGCAAGTTACCCAGCAGCGGCAGCAGGTCGTGTTCGGTCATATCCAGCGAGTCGATAATCAATCTCAGATCCTGCAGGGATTCTTCAATATGGCGGGCCAGTTCCTCGCGGTCGGTGTCTTCCCGCCGCGCCAGGCGCAGCGCGGTGATTAATTGCGCGCCCATGCCGTCGTGCATGTCCTGCAGGATGCGCATGCGCTCGGCGATAATCGCCGCTCGCTGCTCGCGGCGGCTCCCCTCGCGGCTGGCGATGAAGCGTTCGGCGAAATAAAAGATCATGACCAGACAGAACGGCAGCGCGCCGGCGATACTTAAACGGAAGCTGTCCCAGGGCAACCAATCCATGATGATAAAATAGGATTGCGCGACGGTGGCGTTCCAGAACAGCGCCGTCAGCCCCAGGGCGATGAACTTAAGCTCGCGGGTTTGCCAGCCGCGATAGATAAGCAGGCCGATGGGCACCAGGCGAATCAGCACATGAGGCCAGGTCACCAGCCAAATCCGGTCCGTTGCTTTGCCGAGCAGCAGAATGACCAGGATAACCGCCAGGGTGGCGACCGTCAGGCTATGCAGCAAAGGGAGAAAACCGCGCAGCCGGATGTCGGCCAGCCGGTAGCCCGCCACGCATAAAGCCCAATACATGAAGGTGGTGATTATCGTCCGCAGGGCTTGCTGCGCCCCTAGGGAGATCCTAACGTCCAGTATATAGCTCAGCAGGCTGGCCACTGACAGTATCAGGGCAAACTGGATGATGAAAATGCGCCGCTGCTGCCAGGTATAAGCCAGCAAAAAACAGAGGGAGCCGGCAACCAGGATGAGCAGCACATAGGGGGTAACCACCTGGAGCAGGTAGCGTTGGAAATAAATGCGATGCAGGTGCATGGCGGGGCCTATGGTGATGGCGGACAGCCCGCTGCGCACCGAGCTGTCCCCCAGCAGCCTGACGGCCAAAATGTTATCGCCGGGCCGGAATAAACCGGCGGGCAGTACGATAAAAACGGGCCGGTCGCTCATCGCCTCCACCTGTTTCCCTCCTGGGGCGCCAAAACGTACGCCGGGATTAAGCAGCGAACCGTTGAGCCAGATTTCCCCGGCGACGGAAAGATGCGGCAGATAGAGGCCCAAAGGCCATTTCGGCATCTCGGCCAGATTAAAAGGCAGACGATACCAGGCGATGCCGCTGAAGCGCGGGGCGCGCATGCGCCAGTTATCCGGCAACGAGACCAGGGCTCCCGGCTGCGCGGGCGGCTGCGGCATATCGCCGACGATAAATTCGGCCTGATCAAACCGGACGATTTCATGGGGCCGCAGCTGCACCGCGCCGAATGCCGGCGGCAATAGGAGGAACAGCATAAGCAGAATGCCGGTGATATAAAGGCGCGCCTGTTTTTCCGGTGCGGCGGCCCTCATTATATCAAGCCTTTGTTCCTGGCCTGGATGATGGCTTCTACCCGGTTGTGGACGGCTAATTTGCTGTAGATATTCTTGATATGGGTCGCCACGGTATGGCTGGACAGACTCAGCATGCGCGCTGATTCCGCCACGGTAAATCCCTGGGAAATATGCTTGAGAATATCCATTTCCCGCAGGGTAAGGCTATCCGGTCCCGCCTGGACGGCGGATTTTTCGGCGGGCTCGAAGCGTTTAAGCAGATGGCGGGCAATCTGCGGCGACAGGGGCGCGCCGCCGGCGTGCACCAATTCCACCGCACGGGCAAAATCCACGATGGACGTGTCCTTGAGGAGATAGCCCCGTGCGCCGGCCTCGATGGCCCGTATCACATGGGCCTCATCGCCGAAAACGGTGGCTACCAGCACCGCGGTGGGGAAGGTCTGCTGCTGCAGGGTTTTGATCAATTCGATACCGTCCCCGTCGTGCAGTCCGAGGTCAATAATAGCGACATCGGGGACGGTGTGGTGTAACAACACTTTGGCTTCGGCCAGTGTGGCCACACTGCCGGCCAAACTGAGCTTGGGATGGGTTGTCACCATCGACTCGAATTCCAAACGCATAGATTCATCGTCTTCAACCAGTAAAACCTGAATGCTGGATGTTTTCATGGTGGCGCCATTGAGAAAAGAATTTTGCAACTCATTCGCTAAGTCTTGCCATTAGCTCCACTCAAGGCTCGGCGCGATTGATCACAGGGTTTGCGCCGGTCTGTTTGGTTATGCTTGAGAGAAAAAAAAAGGAAAGCCGGCATAATTAGTTAGCATGATCAGTTACTAAAACCAGTTTTGCATGGAATGACGGCATTGGGAAGATGAGATATTGCCCGGTTCAGCCCGCTTCTTGTCGGCCTTGCCAAAACAGGGGGTTCCCGGGCTCAATTTTCAGACTATTATCACCTTTTTTTTGTAGGGCTTTATGCCGGCAGGGACTTGCCCATGACTTTCAGGGTCCCGGCCAGGGCGGCGAACATCACCAGCATGCACAGCGCAACGAACAGTTCACTGCCGATTTGCAGTCCCCAGGTATTCGCCGCAAAGCCCATGACGCCGACGGTTATGCCGGCGGTGATATAGCCGCCGAAAAAAAACGTGCCGGTGACCCCCGCCAGCTCGTCCGGCGGCGCGTACTGCTTGATAAGCGTAATACCGGCGAACTGCGACAGGCTTTGGGCGAAACCGGCGCTCAGGGCCGCGGCCAGCAGCAAGCCGATGGAGGCCTGATATTCGGCGCTCACCACCAGTGCCACCGCCAGCAGACCGAGCAGCTGGCTCACCAGCAGGGTAGTGAACAGGCGCCAGCGGCGCAGGGTGAGCTGAGCCATGGCGCCGGCGCCGAATACCACAAAGGCGCAGGCGCCCGCCAGCAGACGGCTGTCATTGTGCAACAGGCTCGCCAGCAGGCTCGGTCCGAGGGAGATAAACAGGGCCGACAGGGCAAAGGGCCCGGAGAATATCATGATTGCCAGCAGGATAATTCCCCGGTTGTGCTCGGGCAGCCGCGGTAGTTGAAACCAGGATTGTTTCCTGGTCCCGGCTACCGGCGCCGGCGGCGGGATGCGCAATACCGAAAACGACACCGCCGCCAGACAGGGGATAAGCAGCAGGAAAATCAGGCTGGTGGGCAGCGGGGCGAACTGGGCGAAAGCGCCGGACAGCAAGGGACCGACGCCGAAAGCCATGACCGTGGTAAAGCTGGCCACCAACGGGGCGAACCGGTAGCCGCGCCGAACCCCCGCTTCAATCACCGCCGCGGTGCCGGCGCTGGCGAAAGCCCCGCTGGCAAATCCGATCAATAACCGCCCGGCCGCCAGCCACAGCATATTCTGCGCAAAGGCGAAGCAGACGCAGGCGGCGATGGCCACGAACAGCGCCGGCACCAGCACCGCGCGCCGGCCATGGATATCCGACAGCCGGCCGGCAATCAGCAGCGATAACAGCACGCCAAGGTTATAGCAGATAAAAATGTAACTGATGCCGGAGGTGGGAAAACCCATTTGCCGTTGCCAGAGGATATAAAGCGGTACCGTCGCGTTGGCGGCGACAAAAACCAGTAACAGGCCCAGTGTTACCCCTACCAGCGGGGGATGCGGCCGGCGGGGGGCGACGTGATGGTCAGATATCATACATTATCCGTACGGCTTGTGACCCCTGGCGCAGGCGGCAGGGTCAACACCCGATCCTTTCCAATATTGAAGCGGCGGCAACCGCCTTGGCCATTGATGGCCGGACGAATCAGTACGCTATGACGTTTGGCCGGGGTTGTCCAGCCCGCGGGGAGGAATAGCCACAAACGGATGTCAGTACCTAAAGCGAAACTAAAAATTTCATTTGAAAATAAATTTCCATATATATCTTTCATAATAAAAGTTTACTCTTTCAAATTGTGATGTATATCTGATAAATAAAAGGTAACTTGGCTACCTTAAGCATCGCATTAACAACACAGCCACTGGCGACCCTGTTGTTTTCCGCTTAAGCGAACCAAGGAGAAAAAATGTTTGATGTCATAGCCCACGGAGCCGAGTGGTTTATCGGCCTGTTTCAAAAAGGAGGATCGGTGTTTGTCGGAATGGTCACCGGCATACTCCCGCTGCTGATAAGCCTGCTGGTCATCATGAATGCCCTGATCGTATTCGTCGGCCAGAGCAGAATAGAGCGCCTGGCCCAGCGTTGCGCCGGCAATCCCGTATCCCGCTACCTTTTTTTGCCCGTTATCGGCACCTTTGTGTTCTGTAATCCCA
Encoded here:
- a CDS encoding FAD-dependent oxidoreductase yields the protein MNPSDVTPPLTTDCCIVGGGPAGLMLGYLLARAGVNVMVLEKHADFLRDFRGDTIHPSTLDILDNLGLLEEFLQLPHQQVVKLKGEFLGESVTLADFSRLPTRCKFMAFMPQWDFLNFLAQRAEKLPGFTLLRSTCADELWREDGLICGVMAQGPGGETLPIRAGLVVGTDGRQSMVRQAALLPRREFGSPRDVVWIRVPKESGDAEWDSGHGGPKKNFIMLDRGEYWQCGYSIAKGSFESLRQEGLEPFLQRVAAVSPFDLHRLSQATGHWSQLKLLEIRIDRLERWAAPGVLCIGDAAHAMSPIGGVGVNLAIQDAVAAANILTAPLLKGNVSLRQLKRVQRRRSLPTRLTQRLQLMMTAGADKPRQPPRTPSIMERWLRRRSWLPHIAGRIIGLGFRRELPRLAGR
- a CDS encoding toxin glutamine deamidase domain-containing protein encodes the protein MGNNITTLYAFKKPSNRDNDNFRPVNNPVKKLLMVHNSTNTAGLPQSNSCPHITASHSTSSDDDQAFNKTKGADAHTRFSAITGNACLVRKISPADPFGINDQRSNIPGDTARFPEDDENFTLIDFDIVSNQADRFPEDNNNSAGPSGLIALADTLAPPRYGACDYADKLGEYISRTLIAKVNQQGKAPLLLRPLAAIASWFGYHGFGQSNCLSCAASVADTLKQGKMYQAFPTQRGGRPSEFATLQNAVNITRLDSVEQLASHLTVSGDLNIVLTIKRPPSLWRRIFHWVDGHACNIIKTGDTLYLVDAQKKKYTLCNISRDDELSNERADVLRAKLAADIRPELTRFVGAVDLADGSLQLYNVGWEKPDPNS
- a CDS encoding toxin glutamine deamidase domain-containing protein — protein: MGPVAKNLQRVDKTDNNYIPQQNARYSYGEGGTVPGIADKKFSIKGIKSDFVLPGKSTEYTETNQLIKDENYRPSGIKIDTEGLPVPDHRDKNYSKRLEFYILNTLIPKVNQHGEAPFWLRPLAAVAAWLGYHGVGQTNCLSCAASVADTLKEGVLHQAFSTLSDISPSKFSTLQNPLKTHEELIDSIEDLASYLNNSPVNLNIVLTIKRPSSFWRRLFSAVDGHACNIIRTGSDLHLVDAQKRRYKLVNMTSANRLSVDLITVLQEFIGAVSPEKRSLVPYNVGWMIKKGK
- the argG gene encoding argininosuccinate synthase, translating into METILRHLPVNQRVGIAFSGGLDTSAALLWMRKKGAVPYAYTANLGQPDEDDYDAIPRKALAYGAEKARLIDCRAQLVAEGIAALQCGAFHNSTAGVTYFNTTPLGRAVTGTMLVAAMKEDGVNIWGDGSTYKGNDIERFYRYGLLTNAELKIYKPWLDTDFIDELGGRQEMSEFMAQAGFDYKMSAEKAYSTDSNILGATHEAKELEFLNSSVKIVNPIMGVKFWDDAVRVPAEEVTLRFERGLPVSINGASFASQVELMLEANRVGGRHGLGMSDQIENRIIEAKSRGIYEAPGMALLHIAYERLVTGIHNEDTIAQYHANGRQLGRLLYQGRWFDPQALMLRDSSQRWIASEITGEVTLELRRGNDYSILNTVSDNLTYMPQRLTMEKGDSVFSPEDRIGQLTMRNLDIADTREKLINYMSTGLLSAADDSGLPRLDDKNGK
- a CDS encoding sensor histidine kinase, with the protein product MRAAAPEKQARLYITGILLMLFLLLPPAFGAVQLRPHEIVRFDQAEFIVGDMPQPPAQPGALVSLPDNWRMRAPRFSGIAWYRLPFNLAEMPKWPLGLYLPHLSVAGEIWLNGSLLNPGVRFGAPGGKQVEAMSDRPVFIVLPAGLFRPGDNILAVRLLGDSSVRSGLSAITIGPAMHLHRIYFQRYLLQVVTPYVLLILVAGSLCFLLAYTWQQRRIFIIQFALILSVASLLSYILDVRISLGAQQALRTIITTFMYWALCVAGYRLADIRLRGFLPLLHSLTVATLAVILVILLLGKATDRIWLVTWPHVLIRLVPIGLLIYRGWQTRELKFIALGLTALFWNATVAQSYFIIMDWLPWDSFRLSIAGALPFCLVMIFYFAERFIASREGSRREQRAAIIAERMRILQDMHDGMGAQLITALRLARREDTDREELARHIEESLQDLRLIIDSLDMTEHDLLPLLGNLRFRLEPRLQALGIRLAWDVSPIPPLAYLTPESALSVLRIVQEAVNNALQHAQPTLITISVQPREGAVVIRVADNGHGVIPGERRPGSRGLNGMQTRADKLGVRLLIQGGPRGTEVILSLPFSAQGPAAAKMRIRIP
- a CDS encoding response regulator — translated: MKTSSIQVLLVEDDESMRLEFESMVTTHPKLSLAGSVATLAEAKVLLHHTVPDVAIIDLGLHDGDGIELIKTLQQQTFPTAVLVATVFGDEAHVIRAIEAGARGYLLKDTSIVDFARAVELVHAGGAPLSPQIARHLLKRFEPAEKSAVQAGPDSLTLREMDILKHISQGFTVAESARMLSLSSHTVATHIKNIYSKLAVHNRVEAIIQARNKGLI
- a CDS encoding MFS transporter, with protein sequence MISDHHVAPRRPHPPLVGVTLGLLLVFVAANATVPLYILWQRQMGFPTSGISYIFICYNLGVLLSLLIAGRLSDIHGRRAVLVPALFVAIAACVCFAFAQNMLWLAAGRLLIGFASGAFASAGTAAVIEAGVRRGYRFAPLVASFTTVMAFGVGPLLSGAFAQFAPLPTSLIFLLLIPCLAAVSFSVLRIPPPAPVAGTRKQSWFQLPRLPEHNRGIILLAIMIFSGPFALSALFISLGPSLLASLLHNDSRLLAGACAFVVFGAGAMAQLTLRRWRLFTTLLVSQLLGLLAVALVVSAEYQASIGLLLAAALSAGFAQSLSQFAGITLIKQYAPPDELAGVTGTFFFGGYITAGITVGVMGFAANTWGLQIGSELFVALCMLVMFAALAGTLKVMGKSLPA